A portion of the Micromonospora vinacea genome contains these proteins:
- a CDS encoding RICIN domain-containing protein, with the protein MHRSNARWRGWLPAAAGGLAVAVVAASVALAIHGSALAAPVATQSAAAAGVDGVAAGNAAIASVDLAGTWNFTPAGRAATTIAVPGGGWYKQGFTDVNEAVYSRSITVPDSGQPQSTWIEFGAVNHQATLSVDGRVVATQTTAFTPSNFDISAYAAPGTTHTITVNVKGRGALKASNGRYLVPDAATWSEAIPQGIFGSAFLRVYPAVYVSDTFVRTSVANKTLTYDVTVRNTSGSSRSVTLTGSLSSNNGTAFNYPALPSRTVTVAARSTVTVTVGPVAWNLDSTSYWWPNVPYRSGYRAQLHGLTVHAVTDDGRTSDADYRFGFREATQNGDYYYLNGVRANFRGDNLQGADYDRINNGGKGDAYHTLPGFLPPSSGNGGWPQAVDNYQRLNYNVVRIHQEPGSPYMLDVADEMGLMIIDEVAIRGSQSSQEWQNSVGRDNMINHARALVLRDRNHPAIIRWSQNNEPNQSGQDSEQFEKDLYAAMNGADGTRPIIVEVGVGGNVSLYPGMTYANFAVIPHYVDGFGRYGEGLITVNGRPDGEGEYIWPACNNKQGFEWFATATLAKRGKGATDLRPYTLLSAWASVVPGVRSTDFTPEEGGHPIYGVDNLPDPWSNPQIQRVQAAFNPVAAVDLPYWSASGNSDSNGSFPLPQAVPSYARNATVTRNITVFNDDFTNTSVNFAWTARLDSPTGAVVASGSSNLTIPLGSRVTQPVSFTAPATGSRVYLQLSTTKSGSTVFTDAVEYLNLSGSGGTGPTPGTYRIVNRNSGKPLAIAGNSTADGAKAVQQSGTPTWTISTTQDAYTLRYTASGKMLDVNAGSTTQGLQLQQWSANGGTNQSWYLRPTGNGYYTIVSRSSGLAADVYAASTSDGAQVVQWTANSGTNQQWQFVPA; encoded by the coding sequence ATGCATCGTTCGAACGCCCGCTGGCGCGGCTGGTTGCCGGCAGCGGCTGGAGGGCTGGCCGTAGCCGTGGTCGCCGCGAGCGTGGCCCTGGCGATCCACGGGTCGGCCCTGGCCGCGCCGGTCGCGACGCAGAGTGCCGCGGCCGCTGGTGTTGACGGTGTGGCGGCCGGGAACGCCGCGATCGCCTCGGTCGACCTGGCCGGGACGTGGAACTTCACGCCCGCGGGTCGGGCGGCGACTACGATCGCGGTACCCGGTGGCGGCTGGTACAAGCAGGGCTTCACCGACGTGAACGAGGCGGTGTACTCGCGCAGCATCACCGTGCCGGACTCGGGGCAGCCGCAGTCGACCTGGATCGAGTTCGGCGCCGTCAACCACCAGGCGACACTGTCGGTCGACGGCCGCGTGGTCGCCACCCAGACGACGGCGTTCACCCCGTCGAACTTCGACATCAGCGCATACGCGGCGCCCGGCACCACCCACACGATCACAGTGAACGTGAAGGGCCGCGGCGCGTTGAAGGCATCCAACGGCCGGTACCTGGTGCCCGACGCCGCCACGTGGTCCGAGGCGATACCGCAGGGGATCTTCGGGTCCGCGTTCCTGCGGGTGTACCCGGCGGTGTATGTCAGCGACACCTTCGTGCGTACGTCGGTGGCGAACAAGACGCTGACCTACGACGTGACGGTGCGGAACACGTCGGGCAGTTCCCGGTCGGTGACGTTGACCGGGTCGCTGTCGTCCAACAACGGAACGGCTTTCAACTACCCGGCACTGCCCAGCCGTACGGTCACCGTGGCGGCCCGCTCGACCGTGACCGTGACCGTCGGGCCGGTCGCGTGGAACCTCGACAGCACCTCGTACTGGTGGCCCAACGTGCCGTACCGGTCGGGGTACCGGGCGCAGCTGCACGGGCTGACGGTGCATGCCGTCACCGACGACGGCCGGACGAGCGACGCCGATTACCGGTTCGGGTTCCGGGAGGCCACCCAGAACGGTGACTACTACTACCTCAACGGCGTGCGCGCGAACTTCCGCGGCGACAACCTCCAGGGTGCCGACTACGACCGGATCAACAACGGCGGCAAGGGCGACGCGTACCACACCCTGCCCGGCTTCCTGCCCCCGTCGTCCGGCAACGGCGGCTGGCCGCAGGCGGTGGACAACTACCAGCGGCTGAACTACAACGTGGTGCGCATCCACCAGGAGCCCGGGAGCCCATACATGTTGGATGTCGCCGACGAGATGGGCCTGATGATCATCGACGAGGTCGCGATTCGCGGCTCCCAATCCTCGCAGGAGTGGCAGAACTCCGTCGGGCGCGACAACATGATCAACCACGCCCGTGCGCTGGTCCTGCGCGACCGCAACCACCCCGCGATCATCCGCTGGAGTCAGAACAACGAGCCGAACCAGAGCGGCCAGGATTCCGAACAGTTCGAAAAGGACCTGTACGCGGCGATGAACGGCGCCGACGGCACCCGGCCGATCATTGTCGAGGTGGGCGTCGGCGGGAATGTCAGCCTGTATCCCGGGATGACGTACGCCAACTTCGCGGTGATCCCGCACTACGTCGACGGCTTCGGCAGGTACGGGGAGGGCCTGATCACCGTGAACGGGCGGCCCGACGGTGAGGGCGAGTACATCTGGCCGGCCTGCAACAACAAGCAAGGCTTCGAGTGGTTCGCCACGGCAACCCTGGCCAAGCGCGGCAAGGGCGCCACCGACCTGCGTCCGTACACGCTGCTGTCCGCCTGGGCCAGCGTCGTGCCCGGCGTGCGGAGCACCGACTTCACCCCGGAGGAGGGTGGTCACCCGATCTACGGCGTCGACAATCTGCCCGACCCGTGGAGCAACCCGCAGATCCAGCGCGTGCAGGCGGCGTTCAACCCGGTGGCCGCGGTCGACCTCCCGTACTGGTCCGCCTCCGGCAACTCGGACTCGAACGGCAGCTTCCCGCTGCCGCAGGCCGTGCCCAGCTACGCCCGCAACGCCACGGTGACCCGCAACATCACCGTGTTCAACGACGACTTCACCAACACCTCGGTGAACTTCGCCTGGACCGCCCGGCTCGACAGCCCGACCGGCGCGGTCGTCGCGTCCGGCAGCAGCAACCTGACCATCCCGCTCGGCTCACGGGTCACCCAACCGGTGTCCTTCACCGCCCCCGCCACCGGCAGCCGCGTGTACCTGCAGCTGTCGACCACGAAGTCCGGCAGCACCGTCTTCACCGACGCGGTCGAGTACCTCAACCTCAGTGGAAGCGGCGGAACCGGACCGACGCCCGGCACCTACCGCATCGTCAACCGCAACAGCGGCAAACCCCTCGCCATCGCCGGCAACTCCACCGCCGACGGCGCCAAGGCGGTCCAGCAGAGCGGCACCCCCACCTGGACGATCAGCACCACCCAGGACGCCTACACCCTGCGCTACACCGCCTCCGGAAAAATGCTCGACGTCAACGCCGGCAGCACCACGCAGGGCCTACAACTGCAGCAGTGGTCGGCCAACGGCGGCACCAACCAGTCGTGGTACCTGCGGCCCACCGGTAACGGCTACTACACCATCGTCAGCCGCAGCAGCGGACTGGCAGCCGACGTCTACGCCGCCTCCACCAGCGACGGCGCGCAGGTCGTCCAGTGGACCGCCAACAGCGGGACCAACCAGCAATGGCAGTTCGTACCCGCCTGA
- a CDS encoding alkaline phosphatase PhoX has protein sequence MPSSRRTFLAGGAAAGVGLAVAGGLPSLAQASPARPHPPVKPGNVPFPPLVDDPKGILALPKGFSYTVVTRTGVTRLDRGQGTTPSDHDGMAVYDAGHGRYTLIQNHEIDPGAEFGVPHVKGTVYDAGAVDAGGCTVIKTDLAGRNLGEFVALSGTISNCAGGPTPWGTWLTCEETEDRAGDTWEEGGRSGVYQKDHGYVFEVWSDGSADPKPIKCLGRYSHEALAVDKDRTRIYLSEDADEPNGLFYRWTAPHGVKLGPGVLTRLAPNAGVLAAMQIIMDDGSVLPDVAYLTSAQLGRPFPVRWIEVPDRDARTKSVREQFADGQVTRGRKFEGVWATDEGVYVVNSYAWDEGDLPADAAPHDGMVWFYNYRNQTIQLVTYFPHQTASEEGTPVKYTDLTFDGPDNVTVTPWGSLVLAEDGTGASHVLSTIPGGPTYAIARNQLNDSEFCGPTFSADGKVLFVNMQDPGLTLAITGPWEKYLG, from the coding sequence CTGGCGGCCTGCCGTCCCTGGCCCAGGCCAGCCCGGCCCGGCCGCACCCGCCGGTGAAGCCCGGCAACGTGCCCTTCCCGCCGCTCGTGGACGACCCCAAGGGAATCCTGGCCCTGCCCAAGGGCTTCAGCTACACAGTGGTCACCCGGACCGGCGTCACCCGACTCGACCGCGGCCAGGGCACCACCCCGTCCGACCACGACGGCATGGCCGTCTACGACGCCGGCCACGGCCGGTACACCCTGATCCAGAACCACGAGATCGACCCGGGCGCCGAGTTCGGCGTGCCGCACGTCAAGGGAACGGTCTACGACGCGGGCGCCGTCGACGCCGGCGGTTGCACCGTGATCAAGACCGACCTCGCGGGCCGCAACCTGGGTGAGTTCGTGGCGCTCTCCGGCACCATCTCCAACTGCGCCGGCGGGCCGACCCCCTGGGGCACCTGGCTCACCTGCGAGGAGACCGAGGACCGGGCCGGCGACACGTGGGAAGAGGGCGGCCGGTCCGGCGTCTACCAGAAGGACCACGGCTACGTCTTCGAGGTGTGGTCCGACGGCAGCGCCGACCCGAAGCCGATCAAGTGCCTGGGACGCTACTCCCACGAGGCGCTGGCCGTCGACAAGGACCGCACCCGGATCTACCTCTCCGAGGACGCCGACGAGCCCAACGGCCTCTTCTACCGCTGGACGGCGCCACACGGCGTCAAGCTGGGCCCGGGCGTGCTCACCCGCCTCGCACCGAACGCCGGTGTCCTCGCCGCGATGCAGATCATCATGGATGACGGTTCGGTGCTGCCGGACGTCGCGTACCTGACCTCCGCCCAGCTGGGCCGCCCCTTCCCGGTCCGGTGGATCGAGGTGCCGGACCGCGACGCGCGCACCAAGTCGGTACGCGAGCAGTTCGCCGACGGCCAGGTCACCCGCGGACGCAAGTTCGAGGGCGTGTGGGCCACCGACGAGGGCGTGTACGTGGTCAACTCGTACGCCTGGGACGAGGGTGACCTGCCGGCGGACGCGGCGCCGCACGACGGAATGGTCTGGTTCTACAACTACAGGAACCAGACCATCCAGCTGGTGACGTACTTCCCGCACCAGACCGCCTCCGAGGAGGGTACGCCGGTCAAGTACACCGACCTCACCTTCGACGGCCCGGACAACGTGACAGTCACCCCGTGGGGAAGCCTCGTGCTCGCCGAGGACGGCACTGGCGCCTCGCACGTGCTCAGCACGATCCCGGGTGGGCCCACCTACGCGATCGCCCGCAACCAGCTCAACGACTCGGAGTTCTGCGGGCCGACCTTCAGCGCGGACGGCAAGGTGCTCTTCGTCAACATGCAGGACCCGGGCCTCACCCTGGCCATCACCGGTCCGTGGGAGAAGTACCTGGGCTGA